In Liquorilactobacillus nagelii DSM 13675, the following proteins share a genomic window:
- a CDS encoding restriction endonuclease subunit S has product MRLTNFVKLNVGSPQFRIEESTSQAAPIYKFYSQTDLEDDLKGIVTKETENKQIRTLDDVATLKEGNIIFSLVSGYAGIVTSEHEGYLFTQNYVVLETTNELVSDFLVYLLNEDKIIARQFRMGLQGSMVLKYTVKQIRELKLPPLPTIEKQQIIGNIYLKQLHLQALQERVAKNETILRLAKLQEVRQHE; this is encoded by the coding sequence GTGCGATTGACTAATTTTGTAAAACTAAATGTTGGTTCACCACAATTTCGGATAGAGGAATCCACGTCTCAAGCTGCACCGATCTATAAATTTTATAGTCAAACGGATTTGGAAGATGATCTAAAGGGCATAGTAACAAAAGAAACAGAAAATAAACAAATCAGAACTTTGGATGATGTAGCTACCCTCAAAGAAGGAAATATAATTTTTAGTTTGGTATCTGGTTATGCGGGAATTGTAACCAGTGAGCACGAAGGATATTTGTTTACACAGAACTATGTAGTACTTGAAACAACTAATGAACTTGTTAGTGATTTCTTGGTTTACTTGCTAAATGAAGATAAAATAATTGCTCGTCAATTTCGAATGGGCTTACAGGGATCGATGGTGCTTAAATATACCGTGAAACAGATTCGTGAATTAAAACTTCCTCCATTGCCTACGATTGAGAAGCAACAAATAATTGGAAATATCTACCTAAAGCAGTTGCACTTGCAAGCGTTGCAAGAACGTGTGGCAAAAAATGAGACGATATTAAGATTAGCAAAATTACAGGAGGTAAGGCAGCATGAATGA
- a CDS encoding type I restriction endonuclease subunit R, which produces MNENQFETELIQYITSGTITKPEHLAGIGDFTVQESATDYVIKTKLWKYEPQIKTTDQLWENFKAILEQHNQSTLDHPLSVVEFNQVKKLISDIQTPYQAGQFLYGLNGVSQIEIDLDDGRHVFLTVFDQKQIGAGDTVYQVVNQIKRPAVITGKQERRFDTTLLINGLPIIQIEEKRDTHDINDALNQMHQYIDENQYRDIFSTLQILVAITPNNVKYMANTTSDKFNKDFAFNWQRKSDNSIVRNWREFADSMLSIPMAHQMATNYMILDGTKNKQMLKVMRPYQVYATQNVIESLKKVDFEFGTNKVGYIWHTTGSGKTITSFKTAWLASRMPKIDKVVFVVDRIALTKQTYENYAAYDPDGSDDSLGSVQDTKKTTELSRRLKSKDNNIIITSVQKLDTLVKRKNFKSPDKNIVFIVDEAHRSTGGDSFSGIQKAFKKSAWVGYTGTPMFDETTKGLRTADIFGPLLHAYTIREAIADRNVLGFKVDFETTIDEQQMKAEYLPNFYRKRYPQWDDEQIKNKIDNLSQNDMDDAVEPSFYDENPQHVQLVVADIFKNWRNRSIEGKYNALFTTHVGGGKASTPMAMMYFKEFQRVNAINRKNGGQTLKVAVTFSQNTSNNDSMLATNQGLYDAITAYNSEFGTAFGMDDVAGYTQDVTARLNKSATDGNFLDIVIVVDQLLTGFDAPELNTLYVDRTLKGAGLIQAYSRTNRIADMQEKSWGRIINYRWPAQNEKLMNQALAVYANKDSANLSDEERSKQNVKDGITAPKFEDVFRKVKETIANLSNMTQNFVQLPPSEKQQDHMLDLLHEYNTGMAKLKQYDPKEVDGEKFGFNYDNPDELVEKLGMTSEQETMLTTVLTNELKTRISKKKKIPVYQIELRMTHVKDVKIDYDYLTELVEKLLNQVHEGKHEEAKTTHEKIKQFANGLDDRNYATKINNAAVAIIKGHFPPVGSDFTYPANLKDSESIIQQANNISLDRVLLDFRNKRGITDIITSAQMREMFSRHRYGQQDLDDTGQIRTIIAKASVGYQELAIDEKIQNLHKIKYRNSLRGAIYDLADEMAEVV; this is translated from the coding sequence ATGAATGAGAATCAGTTCGAAACGGAATTAATTCAATATATTACTAGTGGAACGATTACTAAGCCAGAGCATTTGGCGGGGATTGGAGATTTTACTGTCCAAGAGAGTGCTACTGATTATGTGATAAAAACTAAATTATGGAAATATGAACCACAAATCAAAACAACTGACCAGCTTTGGGAGAATTTTAAAGCAATTTTGGAACAGCATAATCAAAGTACACTTGATCATCCGCTATCGGTTGTTGAGTTTAATCAAGTAAAAAAGCTAATTTCTGATATTCAAACACCATACCAGGCTGGCCAATTTCTTTATGGTTTGAATGGCGTTTCGCAAATTGAAATTGATTTGGATGATGGGCGCCATGTATTCTTAACGGTTTTTGACCAAAAGCAGATTGGTGCGGGAGATACAGTTTATCAAGTGGTCAATCAGATTAAGCGGCCGGCCGTTATTACGGGTAAACAAGAGCGGCGTTTTGACACCACACTATTAATAAATGGTTTGCCAATCATTCAAATAGAAGAAAAACGTGATACGCATGATATAAATGACGCATTAAACCAAATGCATCAATATATAGATGAAAATCAATATCGTGATATTTTTTCAACACTGCAAATTTTAGTGGCGATCACACCAAATAACGTGAAGTATATGGCAAATACAACGTCAGATAAATTCAATAAGGATTTTGCCTTTAACTGGCAACGTAAAAGTGATAATTCGATAGTTCGTAACTGGCGAGAATTCGCCGACTCAATGCTGTCGATTCCAATGGCTCATCAAATGGCAACTAACTATATGATTTTAGATGGTACCAAGAACAAACAAATGCTTAAAGTTATGCGTCCCTATCAAGTTTATGCAACCCAAAATGTTATTGAGAGTTTGAAAAAAGTTGACTTTGAATTTGGAACCAATAAAGTTGGTTATATTTGGCATACAACTGGTTCGGGTAAAACAATCACAAGTTTTAAGACAGCTTGGCTTGCCAGTCGGATGCCTAAAATTGATAAGGTAGTTTTTGTGGTAGACCGGATTGCCTTGACTAAGCAAACGTATGAAAATTACGCGGCTTATGATCCAGATGGAAGTGATGATTCATTAGGAAGTGTGCAAGATACAAAAAAAACAACCGAGCTTAGCCGGCGCTTGAAAAGTAAAGATAATAACATTATTATAACTTCTGTTCAAAAGCTGGACACACTGGTTAAGCGTAAGAATTTCAAGTCACCAGATAAAAACATTGTGTTTATTGTTGATGAAGCACACCGTTCGACTGGTGGTGATTCATTTAGCGGTATCCAAAAAGCATTTAAGAAATCTGCGTGGGTCGGTTATACTGGAACACCAATGTTTGATGAAACGACTAAAGGTTTGCGTACTGCAGATATTTTTGGCCCATTATTGCACGCGTATACTATTCGAGAAGCAATTGCAGATCGAAATGTATTAGGATTTAAAGTCGATTTTGAAACAACGATTGATGAACAACAAATGAAAGCAGAATATTTGCCGAACTTTTATCGAAAACGATATCCACAATGGGATGATGAGCAAATTAAAAATAAGATTGACAATCTTTCGCAAAATGATATGGATGATGCGGTTGAACCAAGTTTTTATGATGAGAATCCCCAACATGTCCAACTGGTGGTTGCGGATATTTTTAAAAATTGGCGCAATCGGTCAATTGAGGGTAAATACAATGCTTTGTTCACAACTCATGTAGGTGGTGGCAAAGCAAGTACACCAATGGCCATGATGTACTTTAAAGAATTTCAGCGAGTGAATGCAATTAATCGCAAAAATGGCGGACAAACGCTAAAGGTTGCTGTTACATTCAGTCAGAACACATCAAATAATGATAGTATGTTAGCGACAAACCAAGGATTGTATGATGCTATTACGGCCTATAATAGCGAATTTGGAACGGCATTTGGGATGGATGATGTTGCAGGCTATACGCAAGATGTGACAGCACGACTTAATAAGTCGGCAACTGATGGTAATTTTTTGGACATTGTGATTGTGGTCGACCAACTTTTGACAGGGTTTGATGCGCCTGAATTAAATACACTTTATGTTGATCGTACACTAAAAGGTGCTGGGCTTATTCAAGCATATTCACGCACTAACCGAATTGCAGATATGCAAGAGAAATCATGGGGGCGGATTATCAATTATCGCTGGCCAGCTCAAAATGAGAAACTAATGAATCAAGCACTAGCCGTCTATGCTAATAAAGATTCTGCTAATCTATCTGATGAAGAACGCAGTAAACAAAATGTTAAGGATGGCATTACTGCTCCGAAATTTGAAGATGTGTTTAGAAAAGTTAAAGAAACCATAGCTAATCTTTCTAATATGACACAGAATTTTGTCCAATTACCACCTTCAGAAAAGCAACAAGATCATATGTTGGATTTACTGCATGAGTATAATACTGGGATGGCGAAGTTGAAGCAGTATGATCCCAAGGAAGTTGATGGAGAAAAATTTGGTTTTAACTACGATAATCCAGATGAATTAGTTGAAAAACTGGGGATGACTTCTGAACAAGAAACAATGTTAACAACAGTTTTGACTAACGAGTTAAAAACACGTATTTCCAAAAAAAAGAAAATTCCGGTATACCAAATTGAATTGCGAATGACGCATGTTAAAGATGTTAAAATTGACTATGACTACTTGACTGAGTTAGTTGAAAAATTGTTGAATCAAGTACACGAAGGCAAACACGAAGAGGCTAAGACCACGCATGAGAAAATCAAGCAGTTTGCTAACGGACTTGATGACCGTAACTATGCCACGAAGATTAATAATGCGGCCGTTGCCATCATCAAAGGGCATTTTCCGCCAGTTGGATCTGATTTTACCTACCCAGCTAATTTGAAAGATAGTGAGTCGATCATCCAACAAGCAAATAATATTAGTCTTGATCGCGTCTTACTAGACTTTCGCAACAAACGGGGCATTACGGACATTATCACAAGTGCGCAGATGCGTGAGATGTTTAGTCGCCATCGCTACGGTCAACAAGACTTAGATGATACCGGTCAAATTCGCACTATTATTGCTAAAGCAAGTGTCGGATATCAAGAACTGGCGATTGATGAAAAAATTCAAAACCTGCATAAAATCAAATATCGGAATAGTTTACGTGGTGCAATTTATGATTTGGCTGATGAAATGGCAGAAGTTGTTTAA
- a CDS encoding MarR family winged helix-turn-helix transcriptional regulator — MATIQLQSAETIKNLLLFNKHAKFKTSYTTYKIKGGVLIKKSADFYDELCLSVYTTNRYFHQLYAWILQADGLTYLQYMVLLNVERQPNCSLADICQTLGLDNNTLTPVTQKLLQKEWLIKERSTADRRRWILKLTPMAVERFGKLRGQVEKLQTRLIGNSTSEFEHILRQSHALNQRLEEVLQQGELDGKSEN; from the coding sequence TTGGCAACTATACAGTTGCAATCAGCTGAAACAATAAAAAACTTGCTTTTATTTAATAAGCATGCTAAATTTAAAACATCGTATACGACCTATAAAATTAAAGGAGGGGTATTAATCAAAAAATCAGCCGACTTTTATGATGAACTTTGTTTGAGTGTTTATACAACTAATCGATATTTTCATCAGTTATATGCTTGGATATTGCAAGCTGATGGTTTAACTTATTTACAATATATGGTTTTACTAAACGTTGAGCGACAACCTAATTGTTCATTAGCTGATATTTGTCAAACATTAGGGCTGGACAATAACACACTGACGCCGGTTACCCAAAAGTTGCTTCAAAAAGAGTGGTTGATTAAAGAACGTTCAACTGCAGATCGGCGTCGCTGGATCTTAAAGTTAACGCCAATGGCTGTTGAAAGATTTGGTAAGTTACGCGGGCAAGTTGAAAAATTACAAACTCGTTTGATCGGTAATTCTACCAGCGAATTTGAACATATTTTAAGGCAATCGCATGCTTTGAATCAGCGGTTGGAAGAAGTCTTGCAACAGGGCGAGCTTGATGGAAAAAGTGAAAATTAA
- a CDS encoding PadR family transcriptional regulator, translated as MAQDISSQILKGILQGVMLLILEQQPEYGYGLSTKLNHYGLDKIPKGTIYPLLTTMEKRGLIIGKIQPSPAGPDRKYYFITPAGTAAKNEFANEWRQLENVVNQLLDEELKQ; from the coding sequence ATGGCTCAAGATATTTCCAGTCAAATTTTAAAAGGTATTTTACAAGGAGTAATGCTTTTGATTTTGGAACAACAACCTGAATACGGCTATGGGCTTAGCACTAAGCTCAATCACTATGGACTGGACAAAATTCCCAAAGGCACAATTTATCCTTTACTGACAACCATGGAAAAACGTGGATTGATTATAGGAAAAATTCAACCTTCGCCTGCTGGACCTGATCGAAAATATTATTTTATAACACCTGCCGGAACAGCTGCAAAAAATGAATTTGCTAATGAATGGCGACAACTTGAAAATGTTGTTAATCAACTACTAGATGAGGAGCTGAAACAATGA
- the glyA gene encoding serine hydroxymethyltransferase, whose amino-acid sequence MDFKKDDPALWDAIKHEEERQQANVELIASENIVSKAVLAAQGSVLTNKYAEGYPGKRYYGGCEYIDVVESLAIERAKELFGAKFANVQPHSGSQANAAAYQALIEPGDTVMGMDLTAGGHLTHGSPVNFSGRTYHFVAYGVDQQTEKLDYPAIAELAKKYQPKLIVAGASAYSRIIDFAKFREIADTVGAKLMVDMAHIAGLVAAGLHPSPVPYADITTTTTHKTLRGPRGGMLLTNDPQLAKKINSAIFPGLQGGPLEHVIAGKAAAFHEALQPDFKAYSQQIIKNAQAMAQVFADNPKARIISGGTDNHLMLVDIRGFGLNGKQAQNVLDSVHITVNKNTIPFETLSPFKASGIRLGTPAITSRGFKENEARQVAELIVKVLSAAEDQAVLQEVAQQVKDLTDAHPLYAPDAIR is encoded by the coding sequence ATGGATTTTAAAAAAGATGATCCAGCGTTATGGGATGCAATTAAGCATGAAGAAGAACGACAGCAAGCTAATGTGGAGCTGATTGCTTCTGAAAACATTGTTTCAAAAGCAGTACTGGCGGCTCAGGGAAGTGTTTTAACCAATAAATATGCTGAAGGATATCCCGGCAAACGTTATTATGGTGGTTGTGAGTACATAGACGTTGTCGAAAGTTTAGCAATTGAACGGGCTAAGGAGTTGTTTGGTGCTAAATTTGCTAATGTTCAACCTCATTCCGGTTCACAGGCTAATGCTGCAGCCTATCAGGCGTTAATTGAACCTGGTGACACAGTTATGGGGATGGACTTGACGGCTGGTGGTCATTTAACTCATGGATCCCCAGTTAATTTTAGTGGGAGAACTTATCATTTTGTAGCTTATGGTGTTGATCAACAAACTGAAAAACTTGATTATCCAGCAATTGCTGAACTAGCTAAAAAATATCAACCAAAATTGATTGTAGCTGGTGCGAGTGCTTATTCAAGAATTATTGATTTTGCTAAGTTTCGTGAAATTGCTGATACAGTTGGGGCTAAGTTAATGGTCGATATGGCCCATATTGCTGGCTTAGTAGCAGCAGGCCTGCATCCTAGCCCGGTGCCATATGCAGATATCACGACGACGACTACGCATAAAACTTTACGTGGACCACGGGGCGGGATGTTGTTGACTAATGATCCTCAACTAGCCAAAAAAATTAATAGTGCAATTTTCCCTGGCCTGCAAGGTGGCCCATTGGAACATGTAATTGCGGGCAAAGCAGCAGCTTTTCATGAAGCTTTGCAACCAGACTTTAAAGCCTATAGTCAGCAAATCATTAAAAATGCACAAGCAATGGCACAAGTCTTTGCTGACAATCCTAAAGCTCGCATTATTTCTGGTGGGACCGATAATCATTTGATGTTGGTTGATATTCGTGGCTTTGGCTTAAATGGCAAACAAGCACAAAATGTTTTAGATTCGGTTCACATTACCGTCAATAAAAACACAATTCCATTTGAAACTCTTAGTCCATTTAAAGCTAGTGGCATCCGCTTAGGAACCCCAGCGATTACCAGTCGAGGATTTAAGGAAAACGAAGCACGACAAGTAGCTGAATTGATTGTTAAAGTTTTGAGTGCAGCAGAAGACCAAGCCGTTTTGCAGGAAGTAGCTCAGCAAGTTAAGGATTTAACTGATGCTCACCCACTGTATGCTCCCGATGCAATTAGATAA
- a CDS encoding dihydrolipoyl dehydrogenase family protein: MTKYAYDVMFIGSGHANWHAALALRKAGKRVVLIEKDLIAGTCTNYGCNAKILLDGAADVLHQAAAYQGKGITGELKIDWSALMAYKQKTINPLHLLLEQQFKAAGIEIVNGTAEFVDQHTVTAAGKNISAQDIIIGTGQRPSILPIPGKELMHDSRDFLDLPELPKHLTFIGAGIVSLEFAMLVRAAGAQVTVIEFADTALRGVEEKYVEQILQRMRDLGIELHFNEAVQSVVKQGSRLVVTTANGLKVTTDYVVAGTGRIPNVEELALDKVGVKFDKTGILVDDHLQTNVEHIYASGDVIAKRIPKLTPTATFESNYLAALLAGQTTAPIQYPVVASVIFTLPRIAQVGVTSAQAAAEDYQVVTIPYGARLRFQTKNEPAAEATLIFDQEHYLVGASVYGDEAPELINFLTMIISQKLTLSKLNQAVFAFPSQTIGLLSMLSPYLKRV; encoded by the coding sequence ATGACTAAGTATGCTTATGATGTAATGTTTATCGGAAGTGGCCATGCAAATTGGCATGCTGCACTAGCCTTAAGAAAAGCTGGCAAAAGAGTTGTTTTGATTGAAAAAGATTTGATTGCCGGAACTTGCACCAATTATGGCTGCAATGCCAAAATCTTATTGGACGGAGCGGCTGATGTTTTGCATCAAGCAGCTGCCTATCAGGGGAAAGGAATTACTGGTGAGTTGAAAATTGATTGGTCAGCTTTAATGGCTTATAAACAAAAGACTATTAATCCACTTCATTTGTTGCTGGAACAGCAATTCAAAGCTGCTGGAATTGAAATTGTCAATGGAACAGCTGAATTTGTTGATCAGCATACAGTTACGGCGGCTGGAAAAAATATTAGTGCCCAAGATATTATTATTGGAACTGGTCAGCGCCCAAGCATTTTACCAATTCCGGGCAAAGAATTAATGCATGATAGTCGTGACTTTTTAGATTTGCCGGAATTGCCTAAACATTTAACTTTTATTGGTGCTGGAATTGTTTCGTTAGAATTTGCGATGCTAGTGCGAGCTGCCGGAGCGCAGGTGACAGTGATTGAATTTGCAGACACGGCTTTACGCGGTGTTGAAGAAAAATACGTTGAGCAGATTTTGCAGCGAATGCGTGATCTCGGAATTGAACTGCATTTTAATGAAGCTGTTCAAAGTGTTGTCAAGCAAGGCTCACGTTTAGTAGTTACGACTGCTAATGGTTTGAAAGTTACAACGGATTATGTAGTTGCTGGAACTGGCCGAATCCCCAATGTTGAAGAATTGGCTTTAGATAAAGTTGGTGTTAAATTTGATAAAACCGGGATCTTAGTTGATGATCATTTACAAACAAACGTTGAACATATTTATGCCAGTGGTGATGTTATTGCTAAAAGAATTCCTAAATTGACACCAACAGCTACTTTTGAATCAAATTATTTGGCAGCTTTGCTGGCTGGTCAAACAACTGCGCCAATTCAGTATCCAGTGGTTGCCAGTGTAATTTTTACCTTGCCGCGAATTGCTCAAGTTGGAGTTACTTCAGCTCAGGCAGCCGCAGAAGATTACCAAGTAGTGACAATTCCTTATGGAGCGCGACTGCGTTTTCAAACTAAAAATGAACCTGCTGCAGAAGCAACTTTGATTTTTGATCAAGAGCATTATTTGGTAGGAGCAAGTGTTTACGGGGATGAAGCGCCAGAATTAATTAACTTTTTGACAATGATTATCAGCCAAAAGCTAACCTTGAGCAAATTGAATCAGGCTGTTTTTGCTTTTCCAAGTCAAACAATCGGTTTGTTAAGTATGTTGAGCCCTTACTTGAAACGAGTTTAA
- a CDS encoding anti sigma factor C-terminal domain-containing protein translates to MNDQTDKMKRVIRKLKIKRVLVTIGLIIICVPLILALLYKTTQTLAGKQSWKLMEAFEVRSEILAPNIQNSDNYLSSTSFWGGTVTSHRYKEIDGYRVPWSTLSGTYNWNNYQEDALNSSGTDTDSTTKQIFGQAQVYDRKTQQKIPVFFNVKHHYQSTKGFYQIRQIGQVKNSVAEVAITFNHPLTYQQIKKMIPQNVETNWYWIGPSNQGDATDFSNNYLGLQAHDEQLTNSDFQQLRQDINHHANSISNFEIQHFSMLKYAKWYAKKYKTLKQAKFSGIIISGQTKNLAELKTASWIKYSSIGTVVSLKPYQKPNK, encoded by the coding sequence GTGAATGATCAAACGGATAAAATGAAGCGAGTTATTCGCAAACTTAAGATAAAACGAGTACTGGTGACAATCGGCCTAATTATAATTTGTGTTCCTTTAATACTGGCACTGCTGTATAAAACTACGCAAACATTAGCAGGAAAACAAAGTTGGAAACTGATGGAAGCTTTTGAAGTAAGATCCGAGATATTGGCACCTAATATTCAAAATAGTGATAATTATTTAAGTTCAACCTCCTTTTGGGGTGGAACAGTGACTAGTCATCGTTATAAAGAAATTGATGGCTATCGGGTGCCTTGGTCAACACTTTCTGGAACTTACAACTGGAATAATTATCAAGAAGATGCGCTTAATTCATCGGGAACTGATACTGATTCGACAACCAAACAGATTTTTGGACAAGCTCAAGTCTATGATCGGAAAACACAGCAAAAGATTCCGGTATTTTTTAATGTTAAGCACCATTATCAAAGTACTAAAGGATTTTATCAAATCAGACAAATTGGTCAAGTCAAAAATTCAGTGGCCGAAGTTGCAATTACATTTAATCATCCATTAACTTATCAACAAATTAAAAAAATGATTCCACAAAATGTTGAAACTAATTGGTATTGGATTGGGCCAAGTAATCAAGGAGATGCAACTGATTTTTCAAATAACTATCTAGGGTTGCAGGCACATGACGAGCAACTAACAAATAGCGATTTCCAACAATTGCGCCAAGACATTAACCATCACGCTAATTCGATCAGTAATTTTGAAATTCAGCATTTTTCAATGTTGAAGTATGCTAAATGGTATGCTAAAAAATATAAAACTTTAAAACAAGCAAAATTTTCCGGAATTATTATTAGTGGTCAAACTAAAAACTTGGCAGAGCTTAAGACAGCAAGTTGGATTAAATATAGTTCAATTGGTACAGTAGTTTCACTTAAGCCTTATCAAAAACCCAACAAATAA
- a CDS encoding RNA polymerase sigma factor — protein MKVNRYEQVLLDIVPELIIFLQKLGATKTEAEDLSQDIFIKAWQMDLELSPLQLKAYLKKAAKSHYIDLRRHQQRAKIIIDRFGPTLLKEVDDSVFCAETIKNKQRLFGALEKLTLVEQKLILERYQQRDSIQKIAEKNSLSQAAVKMRLYRVKRKLRRLMKRGWKSE, from the coding sequence TTGAAGGTCAATAGGTATGAACAGGTTTTATTGGATATTGTTCCAGAATTAATTATTTTTTTGCAAAAGCTTGGAGCAACAAAGACTGAAGCGGAAGATCTTTCACAAGATATTTTTATTAAAGCTTGGCAAATGGACTTGGAACTGTCACCGCTACAATTGAAGGCTTATTTGAAAAAAGCGGCTAAGTCACACTATATTGACCTTCGCCGGCATCAGCAGCGAGCCAAAATAATTATTGACCGTTTTGGACCAACCTTGTTAAAAGAAGTTGATGATTCGGTGTTTTGCGCGGAAACAATAAAAAATAAGCAAAGATTATTTGGCGCTTTAGAAAAATTGACTTTGGTCGAGCAAAAATTAATTTTAGAACGTTATCAGCAACGAGATAGTATCCAAAAAATTGCTGAAAAGAATAGTTTGAGTCAAGCAGCGGTTAAAATGCGATTATATCGGGTAAAAAGAAAATTGCGCCGCTTAATGAAAAGGGGTTGGAAAAGTGAATGA
- a CDS encoding GNAT family N-acetyltransferase: MFTYTEFALENNQVKLTLPDQKQADELFQAIEHDRQELSRWMPWTKTTTTVENEKKFINYAREQMSQDKLLELTIVVNGVAVGMADLHNIDWENRRAEVGYWLFSKYQGKGIMTATVKSLLRTAFNGWNLNKVIIQADSENQASQAVAKRLGFKQEAVLKEHLYQKQQFSDLVVYAKFASEWKNE, translated from the coding sequence TTGTTTACTTATACGGAGTTTGCTTTAGAAAATAATCAAGTTAAGTTGACTTTGCCAGATCAAAAACAGGCTGATGAGCTTTTTCAAGCTATTGAGCACGATCGGCAGGAATTATCTCGTTGGATGCCCTGGACTAAAACGACTACCACAGTTGAAAATGAAAAAAAGTTTATTAATTATGCACGTGAACAAATGTCCCAGGATAAGTTGTTAGAATTGACGATTGTTGTTAATGGTGTGGCCGTTGGTATGGCCGATTTACATAATATTGATTGGGAAAATCGGCGAGCCGAAGTCGGATACTGGCTTTTTAGTAAATATCAGGGCAAAGGAATTATGACGGCAACGGTAAAAAGTTTATTACGAACAGCTTTTAACGGTTGGAATCTGAATAAAGTTATTATTCAAGCGGACAGTGAAAATCAAGCAAGTCAAGCAGTTGCCAAGCGTTTGGGTTTTAAACAAGAGGCTGTTCTTAAAGAACACCTTTATCAGAAACAGCAGTTTAGTGATCTAGTTGTGTATGCTAAATTTGCCAGTGAATGGAAAAACGAATAA